AGGTCGTAAAAAGCCATATCCATCATTTGATATAATATCTAATACACCTTCCACCATAAAAAAGCCTTGTTTTTCTGCTTGTGCACGAATGACAGCCAATGATAATTCTTTTTTATTCATTTGACTATAATAAGGTATCTTAAAATCTTTTGCATAAGCATATATTTCTTTTAGGGTTTTATGTTCTAATTCACCCATTGTTAAATAATCACCCATATTATCCCTCTTTATCCGTGCCTTCTTCCATATGAATATCAGCACCTAGATTTGTTAATTTATCAATGATATTATCGTACCCACGTAAAATATTATCCACATTAGAAATGCGAGTTGTTCCACTTGCCATGATACCAGCAGTTACCAAACAAGCACCTGCACGTAAATCACTCGCCGTAACATCTTCTCCTACAAGTTCTAAATCATCTTGACCATTTAATACAATCATTTTCCCTTCAATACTTGCGTTTGCTCCCATGCGAACTAATTCTGGAATATGATTGACTCGCTGCTCATATATTGTATCTGTCACAATACTTTTTCCATTGGCTTTTAATAATAGTGGGGTAATAGGCTGTTGTAAATCTGTTGCAAATCCTGGATAAGGAACCGTTGTAACGTTGATTGGTTTTAGGTTTTTAGCTGGATGTACTTCAATACTATCTTCTCGAATAGTCATTGGCACACCCATTTCTTCTAATTTTGAGATAAAACTTTCTAAATGCTCATAAATAACATTTTGGACTATAACACCATCACCATGAGCAGCTGCCATTGATAAATAAGTCCCTGCTTCGATACGATCTGGGATGATTGAATGACGACATCCTTTTAATTCTGTCACGCCATCAATCCGAAGTTCATTCGTACCAGCGCCACGAATTTTAGCTCCCATGTTATTTAATAATGTTGCGACATCAATAATTTCAGGCTCTCTTGCGGCATTTTCAATCACTGTTCGACCTTTTGCTTTTACCGCCGCTAACATGACATTAATCGTTGCACCAATTGACACCATATCCATATAAATACGTGTGCCTTCTAACCCATTTGGTGATTTTAAGTAAGTTGCTCCATGTTCAGTTGTTACTTCAGCTCCAAGTGATTCAAACCCTTTGATATGTAAATCGATAGGTCTTGGTCCTAAATAACAGCCACCTGGAAGACCAACAACACCTTCACCAAATTTACCTAGTAACGCTCCCATAAAATAATATGAGGCACGTAAACTATTAATTTTTCCACTTGGCATTGGTATGGATACCATGTTGGTTGGATCAATTATCATAGTATGATTATCAAAAGTTACTTTCACACCCATAATTTCTAAAATTTCTTTTAAAGAGTGCACATCTTTAATATCAGGTACTCCTTCTAAAATAACAGGAGTATCAGCTAAAATAGCAGCAGGAATTAAAGCAACAGCACTATTTTTAGCACCACTAATTGTGACAGTGCCTTTTAATTTTTTTCCACCATTTATAATTAATTTTTTCATTTTGTCTTAATGACCTCACTTTAGTCTTTAAAAAAGCCGCTTAAAATAAGCAGCCAAATAAGTTTCGTTATGCATAATATAGTTGTATTCTATCACACAATATAAATGAAAAAAAGCACTTGGTAAATTTATACGTAAAAAAAGAGCGACTGACAAAGTCAGACACTCTTTTTTCATTCAAGCTTTAAAATTATGCTTTACCGTTTGATCCAAACCATTGGATACGTTCTTTAACTAACTCAGTTACTGCGGTAGTACCTGGAGCTAATAATTTACGAGGGTCAAATCCTTTACCTTCTAAGTCTTTGCCTTCTTCAATGTATTTACGTGTTGCAGCTGCAAATACTTCTTGACATTCAGTATTAACGTTAATTTTTGATACGCCTAAAGAGATTGCTTTTTGGATTTGATCTAATGGAATACCAGAACCACCATGTAATACCATTGGTTTACCATCGATTACTTCAGCAATTTCAGCTAAACGATCAAAGCTCAAACCAGCCCAGTTTTCAGGGTAAGAACCATGAATATTACCAATACCTGCAGCTAAGAAATCAATTCCTGTTTCAGACATTGCTTTACATTCAGCTGGATCTGCTAATTCACCAGAACCGATAATGCCGTCTTCTTCTCCACCAATTGATCCAACTTCACACTCTACAGAAACACCTTTAGCGTGAGCTTTAGCAACAACATCTTTTGCTTTTTCTAAATTTTCTTCAAATGGTAAGTGAGAACCATCAAACATTACAGATGTGTAACCAATTTCGATACATTTTAATGCATCTTCGTATTCACCATGGTCTAAGTGTAATGCTACTGGAACTGTAATTCCCATTGAGTCAATTAAGTCGTTAACTAAATCATAACATACTTGGTAACCACCCATATATTTTGCAGCACCCATAGAAGTTTGAATCATTACTGGAGAATTAGATTCTTGAGCCCCTTGTAGGATAGCTTTAGTCCATTCTAAATTGTTTGTGTTGAATGCACCAACTGCATATTTGCCCTCTTTAGCTTTTTTTAACATTTCTGTTGCTGATACTAATGCCATAATTAAATTCCTCCTATTATGTTATCACTCTATTTGGTATAGGTGATACTTAACTAACACCATCATTTTAACACTCTTTAGTTATTTTTGCTAGTCAAATCACAATCTTTGATGCTATTTTCAGAAAATTTTATTACAGTCCTTTTTTAATAAAGATTGAATCCTGTTTCCTTTGTATCGATGTAAATATTTTTAAATTGACTATAAGCATCAAGGATAGCTTTATGCGTCTCACGTCCAATACCAGATTTTTTGTATCCACCAAAAGGTGCTCCGGCGGGAATTTGATTATATGTATTAACCCATACACGTCCGGTTTCAATTCCTCGACTCACTTTAAGAGCTGTGTTGATGTTTTTAGTCCAAACACCCCCACCTAAACCATATTCAGAATCGTTTGCCATTTTTATCACTTCATCAATTGTTTTAAATTTAATCACTACTGCAACTGGACCAAAGATTTCTTCTTGAGCCACTTCCATATCATTAGTCACATCAGTTAAAAGTGTCGGTGCCACGTAACATCCTTTTCCTAAGTCTCCATCAAGGCGTTTTCCACCTGTTAAAATCGTTGCACCTTCTTTACGCCCTACTTCAACTGCTTCTAAAATTTTATTTACTTGTCCCTCATTCACTTGGGCACCCATTTGGACATTTTCATCCAACGCATCCCCAACGACTACGGCTTCAAATTTTTCTTTTAATTCTGCTACGAATTTATCGTAGATTCCTTCTTGCACGAAAATCCTTGATCCTGCACAGCATACTTGTCCTTG
This genomic stretch from Vagococcus sp. CY52-2 harbors:
- a CDS encoding UDP-N-acetylglucosamine 1-carboxyvinyltransferase; this encodes MKKLIINGGKKLKGTVTISGAKNSAVALIPAAILADTPVILEGVPDIKDVHSLKEILEIMGVKVTFDNHTMIIDPTNMVSIPMPSGKINSLRASYYFMGALLGKFGEGVVGLPGGCYLGPRPIDLHIKGFESLGAEVTTEHGATYLKSPNGLEGTRIYMDMVSIGATINVMLAAVKAKGRTVIENAAREPEIIDVATLLNNMGAKIRGAGTNELRIDGVTELKGCRHSIIPDRIEAGTYLSMAAAHGDGVIVQNVIYEHLESFISKLEEMGVPMTIREDSIEVHPAKNLKPINVTTVPYPGFATDLQQPITPLLLKANGKSIVTDTIYEQRVNHIPELVRMGANASIEGKMIVLNGQDDLELVGEDVTASDLRAGACLVTAGIMASGTTRISNVDNILRGYDNIIDKLTNLGADIHMEEGTDKEG
- a CDS encoding class II fructose-bisphosphate aldolase codes for the protein MALVSATEMLKKAKEGKYAVGAFNTNNLEWTKAILQGAQESNSPVMIQTSMGAAKYMGGYQVCYDLVNDLIDSMGITVPVALHLDHGEYEDALKCIEIGYTSVMFDGSHLPFEENLEKAKDVVAKAHAKGVSVECEVGSIGGEEDGIIGSGELADPAECKAMSETGIDFLAAGIGNIHGSYPENWAGLSFDRLAEIAEVIDGKPMVLHGGSGIPLDQIQKAISLGVSKINVNTECQEVFAAATRKYIEEGKDLEGKGFDPRKLLAPGTTAVTELVKERIQWFGSNGKA